A section of the Bacillus sp. HSf4 genome encodes:
- a CDS encoding arsinothricin resistance N-acetyltransferase ArsN1 family A has product MHHLNVRKAVWRDLPCILAVYNQGIEDRMATLEEDSKNIDDMESWFQEHQGRYSVLVAETEGKIAGWAALNPYSHRCAYQGVADLSIYVDRSCRGKGVGRLLLQALEKTAKENSFYKIVLFTFPFNKLGQHLYAKMGYRQVGIFKNQGRLDGRFVDVMAMEKLLQDEGPSEL; this is encoded by the coding sequence ATGCACCATCTAAACGTTCGAAAAGCTGTTTGGCGTGACTTACCATGTATTCTGGCCGTTTATAATCAAGGGATCGAAGACCGGATGGCCACGCTTGAGGAAGATTCAAAAAATATAGACGATATGGAATCTTGGTTTCAGGAACATCAAGGGCGGTATTCCGTCCTTGTCGCCGAAACAGAAGGAAAAATTGCCGGCTGGGCGGCTTTAAACCCTTACTCGCACCGCTGTGCTTATCAAGGGGTTGCCGACCTGTCCATCTATGTCGACCGCTCCTGCCGCGGCAAAGGAGTGGGACGCCTTCTTCTCCAAGCTCTTGAAAAGACGGCTAAAGAAAACAGCTTTTATAAAATCGTCTTGTTTACGTTTCCATTTAATAAACTCGGGCAACATTTATATGCGAAAATGGGCTACAGGCAGGTCGGCATTTTCAAAAATCAAGGGAGGTTAGATGGGCGGTTTGTTGATGTGATGGCGATGGAAAAATTATTGCAAGATGAAGGGCCTTCCGAACTGTGA